ataaactttacaTCTTCCTTCTttctaaataatcaaattaaattataaagaaaacattttaatcaaacattcaaagaaaaataaacaattcaagttttgttacaaattatacataaatatattaatataattatattactatcagCAATAagactatatattaattaataaaatttggtGGTCTATCAACAACTACTCCACCATAAATGTACACACCACTTCTCGAAAATCTCTCCATTGTCCAAGTATTGGTTTTGGGGTTGTAAATTTCTACAGTATCACTATAGATAAATTCATCAAAACTTCCGCCTATCACATACAATAAACCATCTAATGCCACTACtcctatataaaaatgaaatttaaattcaataaatgtttacaaaggTTGTCCTAAAAAGATAATTGTTACCGGGGCGAAATCGGCATATTTCCATATCAGCTACAGAAGACCAAACTCCATCACTCGGTCTATAAACCTCAACACTTTTAAGATTCTCTCCATCACAGCCACCAATAGCATACATAAGACCATCCAAGACTCCTACACCAACACCTTGACGGGTTGTAGACATCTCTGCAACTGGTGTCCATGTGTTAAGTGTGGGATCATAATATTCAACAGATTTCAATGTTCCACCATTGCCAGCACCCCCaacctatacaattaaataaaataaaacgtattttaaacagggcttaaaaccgttatcaataaagttggttaggttaggttaggttaaacttttgaaaaccggtaaccggttatcgcttaatttttttatttgataaccgataactgtattttatatttcaaacactatgatAAACGTTAAGGCGGGTTTCCACTATACACGTTTGCCGTGTACACGAAAAATGTTCAGCTATGTCCAACAACACGGCATCGTGGTTAATCGTGTGGTAACTTAATTAGATATGTGAGTTCAGTAAATTTACCCTGTAAAATTAACGGGTAAAAGTAAATTTACGTACATTTTACCGAGTTTTTTTACCATTGGAAAAAATTGAGTGACcccttattttaaatgtttttagaagcggaataagttttatttatgtagCCAGAATACGACTATAAATTTCAGATACTGTATTTTAGtttaggtataatctatctatacattaatttaatagtaaacacTGAGTGTTCTGTGTTCTGTCGTTACTCGTTCTGAGTGACTGTGCAGGTAGAGACTTAGGTACTTACGTTAATACTTACTGCCTAGTAGTACTCTTAAGCCgggttcacactacaccgtgtCGTGTAAAATAATCACGGTTACCACAGTTACCAAACGATACCGCNNNNNNNNNNNNNNNNNNNNNNNNNNNNNNNNNNNNNNNNNNNNNNNNNNNNNNNNNNNNNNNNNNNNNNNNNNNNNNNNNNNNNNNNNNNNNNNNNNNNNNNNNNNNNNNNNNNNNNNNNNNNNNNNNNNNNNNNNNNNNNNNNNNNNNNNNNNNNNNNNNNNNNNNNNNNNNNNNNNNNNNNNNNNNNNNNNNNNNNNNNNNNNNNNNNNNNNNNNNNNNNNNNNNNNNNNNNNNNNNNNNNNNNNNNNNNNNNNNNNNNNNNNNNNNNNNNNNNNNNNNNNNNNNNNNNNNNNNNNNNNNNNNNNNNNNNNNNNNNNNNNNNNNNNNNNNNNNNNNNNNNNNNNNNNNNNNNNNNNNNNNNNNNNNNNNNNNNNNNNNNNNNNNNNNNNNNNNNNNNNNNNNNNNNNNNNNNNNNNNNNNNNNNNNNNNNNNNNNNNNNNNNNNNNNNNNNNNNNNNNNNNNNNNNNNNNNNNNNNNNNNNNNNNNNNNNNNNNNNNNNNNNNNNNNNNNNNNNNNNNNNNNNNNNNNNNNNNNNNNNNNNNNNNNNNNNNNNNNNNNNNNNNNNNNNNNNNNNNNNNNNNNNNNNNNNNNNNNNNNNNNNNNNNNNNNNNNNNNNNNNNNNNNNNNNNNNNNNNNNNNNNNNNNNNNNNNNNNNNNNNNNNNNNNNNNNNNNNNNNNNNNNNNNNNNNNNNNNNNNNNNNNNNNNNNNNNNNNNNNNNNNNNNNNNNNNNNNNNNNNNNNNNNNNNNNNNNNNNNNNNNNNNNNNNNNNNNNNNNNNNNNNNNNNNNNNNNNNNNNNNNNNNNNNNNNNNNNNNNNNNNNNNNNNNNNNNNNNNNNNNNNNNNNNNNNNNNNNNNNNNNNNNNNNNNNNNNacgttttattgttttatattttaattcaattcaacATACACTCGCCTAGTTAAATTGATATGTTccgaattttaattacatttcaatattaatattatgtacctattggcgTATTGCTGTGTTATTCAGTATTCTGcaaacagttttataatttatttaagttttatttttttataaaagatgtattgttttatttattatttgttctattgtttattataagctattccttttttgttttattttgataaatgcaATTACATCAAAAACATACAAGTATATGTTGatattgaatttatgtttatagttgAATATACAAGTTtcattagttgaaaaatagtaAGTCCACCCCTGGTTgtacacttatacctatatataatatatgtgatattCACAACAGATAAGCAATACTCGACGACAATTAATTGgggaaaaaactttaaaaatagctggaaaattaaattcaactataatgtaatcatgattcatgacataattcaagtattaaatttccatgaaaaaaccgttaatttttttggtcgggaataggttttggttataaaaccgggatttaaaatatgagataatcgctttgatgttaatatttagatatttaccttGATTACCGAAAACCAATAACCGCTTCCAGCATTCCAAAACTAAAAGCGGTTATCGGTTTTTGGTTCtcaaatttacggtttttaacggttttcgtTACAAACCAGTTACCAGTTTTAAGCcctgattacaaattataaataaagaaataatataaatattcaccgCATATAAACGATTATTGAGTACACCAACACCCAAATCATATCTTTCAGTAGACATACTAGCTACCAATCTCCATTTTTGAATACTGACGTCAAAAACCTCAACACTATTTAATGGATTTTTGATATCTCCTCCACCAACCTagaattacaaaacaatattataatataaaatatgtaaaatacagATTTAACTTACTGCATATATACANNNNNNNNNNNNNNNNNNNNNNNNNNNNNNNNNNNNNNNNNNNNNNNNNNTGCTATATATTGACTATCATtcttaattaatagttaattagcataataataaataaataaattattggatatctaaattctatatttttagtgaattttgttaaattataaattataaatatattcataccaTTCAAAGTACCTAATCAAATGTATTCATctcttgtattttaattttaagttctttttaaaaagttttgtgAAAATTCTACTATCatacagaaattattttaattaactacttAATTGTTATGATTACATTCACTTat
This portion of the Acyrthosiphon pisum isolate AL4f chromosome A1, pea_aphid_22Mar2018_4r6ur, whole genome shotgun sequence genome encodes:
- the LOC100569884 gene encoding kelch-like protein 2; protein product: MSTERYDLGVGVLNNRLYAVGGAGNGGTLKSVEYYDPTLNTWTPVAEMSTTRQGVGVGVLDGLMYAIGGCDGENLKSVEVYRPSDGVWSSVADMEICRFRPGVVALDGLLYVIGGSFDEFIYSDTVEIYNPKTNTWTMERFSRSGVYIYGGVVVDRPPNFIN